The following proteins are co-located in the Candidatus Binatia bacterium genome:
- a CDS encoding HU family DNA-binding protein, which produces MTKGDLVNAVAKAAGLNKTTAGDAVDAIFENLARAIRKDRRFQVPGFGTFTVRSRKARKGRNPQTGDEISIKASRTVGFKPAPDLKKGL; this is translated from the coding sequence ATGACTAAGGGTGACCTCGTCAACGCGGTGGCCAAGGCGGCGGGTCTCAACAAGACGACCGCGGGCGATGCGGTGGACGCCATTTTCGAAAATCTCGCGCGGGCGATCAGGAAAGACAGGCGCTTTCAAGTCCCGGGCTTCGGGACTTTCACGGTACGCTCGCGCAAAGCGAGGAAAGGGAGAAACCCTCAAACGGGCGATGAGATTTCCATCAAAGCGAGCCGAACGGTGGGTTTCAAGCCCGCGCCGGACTTGAAGAAAGGATTATAG
- a CDS encoding branched-chain amino acid transaminase — MALQGKRIWLDGEMVNWDEAKVHVLVHALHYGTGYFEGIRCYALEDGRSAVFRLDEHVRRFFDSGKILGFPLPRPFGEIKNAILDVVRANGLKECYIRPLAFLGLGELGLYAPDNPIQIAIAAWSWGAYLGDEGIKNGIRAKVSSYTRHHPNVMMTKSKVSGNYINSVLAKTEVKKAGYDEAIMLDPDGYVAEASGENIFIVRDGRIKTTPLTSILPGITRDSVLTVARGKGYAVQEERFTRDELYTADEAFFTGTAAELTPIREVDNRKVGERCPGPVTQDLQKTFFDIIKGKDSKYSKWLTYL, encoded by the coding sequence ATGGCGTTACAAGGCAAAAGAATCTGGCTCGACGGCGAGATGGTGAACTGGGACGAGGCGAAGGTTCACGTTCTCGTCCACGCGCTCCACTACGGCACCGGTTATTTCGAGGGAATTCGCTGCTACGCGCTGGAAGACGGCCGCTCGGCGGTGTTCCGCCTCGACGAGCACGTGCGGAGATTTTTCGACTCGGGCAAGATTCTGGGCTTTCCGCTGCCGCGCCCGTTCGGCGAGATCAAGAACGCGATACTCGACGTCGTCAGGGCCAACGGGCTCAAAGAATGTTACATACGCCCTCTTGCCTTCCTCGGACTGGGGGAGCTGGGTCTTTACGCGCCCGACAATCCGATTCAGATCGCGATCGCGGCGTGGTCCTGGGGCGCCTACCTGGGCGACGAAGGGATCAAAAACGGCATTCGCGCCAAGGTCTCGTCTTACACGCGCCATCATCCGAACGTGATGATGACCAAGAGCAAAGTGTCGGGCAACTATATCAACTCGGTCCTGGCCAAAACCGAGGTCAAGAAGGCCGGTTACGACGAGGCGATCATGCTCGACCCCGACGGCTACGTCGCCGAAGCCAGCGGGGAAAATATATTTATCGTGCGGGACGGGCGCATCAAAACCACGCCGCTCACGTCGATCTTGCCCGGCATCACGCGCGATTCGGTGCTGACGGTCGCGCGCGGCAAGGGCTACGCCGTTCAGGAAGAGCGCTTCACGCGCGACGAGCTGTATACCGCCGACGAGGCCTTTTTCACCGGCACCGCGGCCGAGCTGACGCCGATCCGCGAGGTGGACAACCGCAAAGTCGGCGAGCGCTGCCCGGGTCCGGTGACGCAGGACCTGCAAAAGACTTTCTTCGACATCATCAAGGGGAAAGACAGCAAGTACTCCAAGTGGCTCACCTACCTATGA